tttgttgtttttttttttttacttggaaacAGGATATGTTGTAACTGTATAATTTATTTCTCTAGGCTACGTGATAAATCAGTTACATCTAAATGctgtaaaacaaatacttttaattGAAAGAAAAGTGAAGCATTTAGCAGCACCTGTGTCTAAAATGCAGGCACCTTAATCTCAATTgtgatgttttttgtatttatttaaacacaagaGATGACACCCAGCGGAGTCTGAGCTCAGGCTAACCTGGAAAggttcaaactgctatgcaatgaaaGTCTAACTTCCACCCTTTCTGAGTATCATTCTGCAttgcatacaaaaaaaagattattgaTTATTCTGTATCTTATGTATTATCTGTAAATACCATGATCGAGTCTCACCTCTTTCCTTTAGCAAGACCTCCAAGGCTTGATTTTGCTTTGTGGTTTTCTCTATGATAAGTGTGGGAAGGAAGACATTTGCTCCAAAGTCTATCAGGAGCTGGATGTATTCTTCCCCACAGCCGTGTCTCAGGGACATCTCCAACACTGTCTTGGGCTGTTTGATCCTGGCAAGGAGCTTCTCTTCGGTGCAGTTATAATTCGGATCCGCCCCGTAGAGAAGCAGCAGCTTAAAGCAATCCAAGTGTCCGTAAGCTGCAGAGAGGTAGAGAGGTCCACTGGAGACGGACGAATGGGAAGCCCAGACAGGAACCTTTGATCTAGCGTTAACCTCTGCACCAAACTGCAGCAGTTCTCTCAAGATGTCCACGTTCCCTTCCCTTGCAGCGGTTAGCACTGGGGAGCAATTGTTGTACTTGCTGCCGTTAGGGTTAGCTCCTGCCTGTAGGAGAGCGTGAACGCAGTCTAGATGCTTCCCACTGACAGCAGTGAACAAGGGAGTCTGGGCCTTCACATCCAAACTGTCTACCTCAGCGTCACGGGCCAGAAGAACCTCCAGGCATCTCAGGTGACCTCGAGAAGCAGCCAGGCGGAGAGGGGTGCCCGGGATACCCCAGCCGCTCCTGCTGTTGATGAATCTTCTGTACCTCTCCTGGGACAGGAGCTCAGCGAGAAGCTTGTCGTCATCGTTAGACACTGCCTGGCTGAGCTCACGTCTTTCACCatcgtcctcctcctccttgtcATCTTTTGGCTGGAACATGAAAATAACTTGGGGGGAAATAACTATTTGTATAAATATTAGGCACCCCGGGGAGCAAACTCAACCATTCATGAACAGTAAAAATTAGGACTTCTTTCTTGAAAGGCTCCATAAAAGTGCAGTGTGTGTAGATGCTAGTCATTTCAGTATAACcttttttaagatttttaaaaagtcttACTCAACGACCAATGGTCTTTTCGTACATGCAAGACAATATTCCTCTTCAAAACACATCATTATCTACCTTCCGCAATAATTTTAACATAGCGTTCCACCAAGTGGCTCTTTTGTTGCTGAAGTTAAAGCAACTAAGTATACAAACACATATTACTCTGCATACTAGTAGGGTAGGTTCCGACAGTTATGCCACGTCTGTCAGAGAAGCACAACAGCGACAC
This genomic stretch from Acipenser ruthenus chromosome 16, fAciRut3.2 maternal haplotype, whole genome shotgun sequence harbors:
- the LOC117963462 gene encoding ankyrin repeat and SOCS box protein 12-like, translating into MSATPNLTGLLYCQSRSHESGGCGERLSWEESDLIFVFVLFILKCIHSFPIQAAFVVYNLVIFMFQPKDDKEEEDDGERRELSQAVSNDDDKLLAELLSQERYRRFINSRSGWGIPGTPLRLAASRGHLRCLEVLLARDAEVDSLDVKAQTPLFTAVSGKHLDCVHALLQAGANPNGSKYNNCSPVLTAAREGNVDILRELLQFGAEVNARSKVPVWASHSSVSSGPLYLSAAYGHLDCFKLLLLYGADPNYNCTEEKLLARIKQPKTVLEMSLRHGCGEEYIQLLIDFGANVFLPTLIIEKTTKQNQALEVLLKERACPKTLMSQCRLAIRSYLRMANKMHSIDRLDIPPILRKYLNHMT